The Plasmodium vivax chromosome 13, whole genome shotgun sequence nucleotide sequence TTTTGGTACTGCTTCTGTTGGGGCCTCTCCGGGGGGTACCCCTTTTTGTACGTCGCTTCACTGGGAGGGTCGTTTCGGACATACTGTTTATGGGCATACTGTTTATGAGTAAACTTTTCCGAGTCGCCCTCCACCTGATGTGTGTGTTCACTGTTACTGTTGCTACTGGGGAGGTTGTCCCTATGATTGGAGGGGCCCCGATTTGTAAAATTGGCACGAGGCGATGCTTCCCTCACGTGTTCGCCAAAATGCTCgtcttttcctttctcctcctcatcatcatcaccatctgTGCTATTCcttttgtccttttcttcttcccccactACAGGGTAGGAACACGGGTTTGTATCATTCAGGGTGTAGACCGGGCGGGCAGATTCACAGTACCggaagtttttaaaataaatatcgGTGTACTCcctataattttcattattaataaataacacCTTTACAACAATGTTTCCATTGTAGAATGGGATGTAGGCCTCTTCGCTGGTTATGTCTACCCATAGGTGACTGAACTGATCTTGtcttaatatattttttatttcattttcgtcGGAAATTATATGCTTCACTTGGTTTCGCTCATTTGAGTCTTCTCTCATCAAAGGCGCGTGGTTTACTATACCCTCGTTGATAACGTCAATTAAATCTGACACGGGGATTTTAAAGCGAAATATTACGTTGTccttaaaggggaaaaactcTTTAAACTCTTctagttttatttttccgcAGATTTTAAAtggcagaaaaaatatgttcgTGTCGTATGgctgcttttcattttcgcctATAACAATGTATGTGATGTAGTTACATTCTGCAGTTGCGCTTTTCTTTCTTAGTTTGCTATTTACAAAGTTCACCCCCCCAATGGCTATTTGCTGCAGATTGGAAGCTATCGAGAAGAGATCCATCTGGGcgttttctccttctgcgCATTATTCGTCCGTCCGTCGCGGCAGATGTCTTTGCGCCCCAGCATGTGTCTCTCCGTTACTGCATATGGCTGCCCTCTTCACCGCGCagccttcctttttcgtgTGCCCTTCAGGTGCCGCGTGAATACCGCGTGAACTCCCCTTGATGTGCCTTCTTTTTGCCCACTTGGccacaacttttttttaattgctgcttcttcctgtTTGCCCTTAaattggttttttttttccttccttttctctGCGTATCTTTTCCCTGCttttctttgctttgctttcctgtttttttttttttttttcctatccGCTTTCCTTTCTTCGCGttggctgctccccccacTCTGGCTTCCTTACCattttaattctttataacaaaatagcACAGTGAGAAAGCAATCCTGAATGgatatattttcttctataaaatttgcaagcattccccttttttttgtcgaaaaaaatgataattttttttggtgcatTCGCCAAAATGAATTGAATTATATGCCCCAAgcttatgaaaaaatacatgccACTATTTGTGAGTCCTTTACCAACAATGAAGTTCTCCAGTGGCATTAAAAAGAGCAACCAAATGGATACGTGGAAAGATGCGCAATTGGTCCAAGCATGGCGAATGTTGTGCAAATGTTTAAACCTTTGACGGGCGTAGTTAAGCTGTAATGGCGAGGCAAGCAGCAGTTCCGTGAAGCGAGCATGTGCATGTGATGTATGTGATGTACGTGCCTAGGTATGCGGGCAGGTAGATATACCTGCGTGCGCGTAGCTACATGCCACCAACATTTCCACAGCGATGAGAAACCCTTGGCGACAGCGCGATTGGCGGGTGTACAAAATGATTGCAGAGATGTAGCGTTACGGTCTTGGgtgaggcgaaaaaaaaaaaaatcgcaaacGTGAAAGAGCACTTATGTGTGTATAAATTatagcaaaaggggggaaatattaAACTTCGAGCGTTTTGCAATTACTCAACTACGCAGTGTGTGCAATAGGATGGTTAAGAGAAAATTCAGGGAAGTGTAAGCGAGGGGAAATACAGATGGACGAAAGGCCCAGGCCTACAAAACTTGGtggctattttttccatGCCAATGAGCGATTGTACGGATATGCCCCCATGCGAATGTGTATGTACAAGTACCTTTTCTGCTTGTGAATACACATGTGGgacttttttcccctcgttTGAGAGCTCCTTCACCAGGATGtgtataaaaatgggggCTTATGAAAGGAGCTCCCCCCCTATTGTGTGAAAGAGGGTTGGCGGCGGTATCACCAGAATTGACGTTGTGCAGGTGATACGCCCAAATTAGTGGCAAACAAGAAAGAGTAAAGAAGCGGTGCAGGTAAAGGGGTATCTCCAATTGGTTCTCCCAAACCTATATGCTCATGGAGTTATAATTggtgaaattttaaattaatgaAGCGACCGCACGTTGCTCCTGGTGGGCAGCGAGGGGAAGTGAaaggaagaggggggaaataaaatctTAGAAGAATCCTGCACACCGACGCAAAACAGTTTATTGTATTTCTCTTTTATAACAATctgctgaaaaaaaaaatatgccacGCGCGTTACACAaagtttatatttaaatattccggggaggggaagcaaaatatacattttcttttttttttttttttttttttttgacacaTTTTCATGACATACATTTTGCAtaccattttgccttttttaaagcCGTCATGGCTGCCCTGTTTGTTCTTAAGAGAAAACTCAGGTGGTGTATCCCCATTTCGCTTTTTCGATTAATCACGTTATGCCCGTTTAATCCCACAATACGTGAAGAAgtgcaaatgtgcacatgtgcatgtaatGTACAATTGGCACACAAACTTTTCTATGTGGACGATCCATAGGTGTGTTTTTACGGCGACCCACATAGGGGACTTTACTGCGTGCGCATTCAATTTAGCGTTTGttctgtattttttaaaaaggaaaccaGTCAGGTGTTTAGCTTAATTCTCTTATTTGCAGTTGCATGGCCAATggtcgccatttttttacgtagTACATACGCAGGTGGGTAAATACGTGCACAAATTTTGCCACACCGCATAGGacactttttatttcgtaCATGTGCCtttctcttccttcttctaATAGCACGCACCGCTTTCGTGGCAAACACGTTTGAAGCTGCACAAagaatttgcaaaaatgcggcaacaacaaaatgaatgacgtaggaaaaagaaatacccTCGGGGGAACATCATTTGGCCAATAAAAAGGtgcaggcgaaaaaaaaaatataaaataaataaataaataaataaataaataaataaataaataaataaaaaaaacacaacttTCTTCtcctattttaaaaatgtaggaAAGAGGCGAAGTTTAAAAACGCGTAAAGGTAGGCACAACTTGCAGAATGGGCATATGCTTGTGAAGGCAGCACATGCGCCTACCACACGTTGTGCATGTGGCGCGGAAGCATTGCATAAACACGTAGTACTACATAGTGCGTGGTGCTACATAAACTCTACAATGCTTATCTTATCCGCGCTTGTGCCCCCACACTCAACCGTAAGAAAAACACATAGCTGCAAAAAGGgatgtagcaaaaaaaaaaaaaaaaaaaaagggtaacaaaaaaaaggataacaaaaaaaaggaaagcctGCTTTAACCATACgtcttaaaaataattttgcgTTTACCAATTTTGTGATGTCATCCTTTGGTATACATTACATGTGGACCTGTTTTTACTTTCTCCCCCATGCGACAAAcatttttgtccttttttattccacttttttttttgcctaaaGCGGTAAAGCAAAAGTTGCAGCGGCGGTAGTGGTATTATACATGTGCGTGTGGGTAATTTGACGCGCCATAAAGTATGCATAAGCAGCAaatatacgcatatgtattGTTTTATAATAGATGCACAATGGGTTAAGTTACGAGCGTAAATTATACGCACAAGGAAAGTacattttgtacttttgTATGCATACCGCGTATAGTGTGGGGCACAGTTTAAATGCCCATATGAATAATGCGctacgcaaaaatgtacatgtttTATTGCTGCTAAaaatctttatttttttttttttccttaaatcTTCCCATTTATGTAtaagattatttttttttttttaccgacGCATAAAATAATCTGTTTAGGttaggtaatttttttttcctttttttcaccattccattttttcactttttcacgtttgtgatttttctttttttttttttttccataaatttttaaaattcaattatatatatgtatatgtatacgtacatgtatacTTTGTGAACAGGCAAAATATGCATACCCACCCCCCCCTATCTTGTTGTGAAGTGaaacttttttgaaaatgggTAAttggtgaattttttttttttaacagtaACGTTTTGAACGAATTTTAGAATATGTAAGTGTGGCGTGAACGTACGATCTGTACGCGCGATCTGTATATAACGCCACGTATATAACAATCTGCGCGCGCGATCTGTATGTACGCCATGTATATAACAACCTGCGCGCGCGATCTGTATACATGCTGCGTGTATACCTTTTGCGCGCCATTTCATGTGTCATGCGCGCtatgagtaaaaaaattaaaagaaccAAAGAGGGAAGCATCATTTCGCCGAGAGGCACATATGCCGTGCGCCACCCCTGCGCGCTTCACGTATGTATGCAGTTAACGCGCATATGTACCTGTTGCGCAAATGTATGTGTTATGTGTACTACCCCTATGCACGTTTTGACGCGTACGACGTagtatgtgtatgtgcagCCTGGACAGCCTAATATGTGTACTGCAATGTGCCGTATGTATGCGTGTGTATGCGTGTATAtacgtgtatgtgtgtacgaATGTATGCACGAAGGTATGTACGAATGTATGTACgaatgtatgtgtgtgtgcgcacTCAATGTTTGGGAGAAAGGCGTCCGAGGGGGAAACACACGAGGAGAAGAGGCAACACATGACGGCTTTGCGTTAACCCCAAAGCGTAGGTGTTGTGCCGGGAAGTGTTTCCTATCCCCCCATTTGTCATTTGTTACTTTGCCGCCTTGCTGCTTTGCCGCTTAACtactttgccgcttcgcctcttcaccacgtttcccccccttttttggtattttaattttttttaattttttgcgtaACAAGGCTACACAACGTGTACCCCCTCGTTAcgtgaacttttttttttgtgacttTTAACCaacgcaaaaaggagaagcacatAATTGGGAAGCGCAGAGGTGCTAAGCAACAGTCTTATACATTCCTACCAATCATTTACGCAAcgacaaaatggaaaacaacAAATCTggcgaaaatgcaaaagcCTTTCTGGACTCAAAGGATAAGAGAGGGAAAATGGATGACGAtgacgacgacgatgataaaaaaaagaaacacgaTAAGGACAAGCAAAACggtaataataaaagtaGCGCCGGGGCAGCCCACCGGAAGAAAGATGGCAAGGACAATAATACGAAACGCAGCGGGAACGACAACGCTAGGGGCCAGCCGAACGGCGGAGGCAGAAATAGTGATAAAAGCGGCGACGCGAAAGCGGGTGGCGCCGCGGACGATTCCAACCCCAATAATGACTCTGCCCCTCCGATAGACTCCAGCCCCCCAGTggcgtcttccccccccatcaCTTCCAACCCGCCGATCACCTCCAACGTTGCGAAGAAGAGGGAGCGCAAAAGCAACAGCATTTCGCTGAGCGACACCAGCGCGAGGCGCTCGAAGGACAAGGGCGACAGGGCGCACCACAAACTCAAGCACAAGCAGGGGAGCGCGGAAAGTGCGGAGCGGAGAAAAAGGGacgcaaaaaatgtgaaatatgTGAATGACGCGAATGACGCGAATAGCGCGGAGAAGGCGAAACACGAAcacggggaggaagaagaggaagaagaggaggacgacgatgacgacgaagaggaggacgatgatgaagaagacgatgatgatgaagaagaagatgacgatgatgatgaagacgatgaggatgaggaggaagacgatgatgacgaggaagatgaagaaaaaagaaaaaataaagacattAATAAGACCCATactagaaaaaaagaaaagcatcGAAAAAGTGAATTACTCAATCTGGATAGCAGCAACACAGtccaattttacaatttactaaatggtaaaaataaagaaaaagaagataacAATAGCAGTTCAAAGAAAGAAAGATACCGAAGtagcaatttaaaaaaggaaaaaaaattaaaaatgagtcATACATATGAAGAGTTCCTATCGGATCATCATGATTATACGTCATTAAaggtaaattataaaattaacaaaaaaagtcATTATGATAAGACCAAAAAGAGACCACATATGTCTATAtctataaatgaaaataaggAGCGTACTTTAAATAAGAGCAGCATCTGTACAGataatgcaaaatttttaaacttccTAAATGATAATGAGAAGAATGCTCATTATTATAAGAATCGAAAACGATTCGAGAGTAGAcgaagaaagcaaaaaatagcaaatataaaaataaaagaaaaaaatgaaaccaaAGAAACGTTAGATTATTACATACTAAACGTGAATGagaagaataaatataacgaAATAATGTCTAGCGAAAATGTAGATAAAGTCAAAATGCCGCTAAAACATCCTCCTGGCAAAAAAACGGATGAGGCGTACGTAAGCGAATTACAAGATGCTGAACAGAAGCAACAAATGAAGGACGAAGAACGACAAAAGAATTACGCAAGTACcgttgaagaggaaaaaaaaattataaaagaaaaaagcaaagttAAATCGTCCATACAATGTAACCGaagattttttatattccaaaaaaaaacgttaagaaaaagaaaggaaaaaattattatttttttaaatcataatTATTCTGCCTGTGAAAATGGACAATTTAATgaccatttttacaaaaccattcataaaaatgatttggaaaatttagaagaagaaagaatttACATTGACAATAATAAGGAAAAtacaataaagaaaattatctACAGAATATTTCCAcagttttccattttcagTTTAATCCTCTACGTTACTTTCATCCAGTGGGTAATATTCATTCTGCTTATATCCGTCAAATCTGATTTTACCTTAACCCCATCAAGTAAGGGCATATGAAGAGGATATTCGAGGGTGCTTTTTCACACCCCCTGCCGAGCTTATGCTCAGTGGGTTCTTCCAACCGGGATAAGCAAATGCGTCTTTATTCACATCCACCAGCAGTGTAATACTCTTAttcgttcttcttccccccttgcagacgattcgttaaaaaattttggaagcAATTTCCcacacaatatttttaagaaggcCGAGTTTTATCGCCTCTTCACAGcgctatttttacattcgAATTTTAACCACATTTGTGCAAATACATATGTTCAGTTAACCGTCGGATTTTTGTTAGAATATCTGTATGGGACATATGTTGTTTTTTTAGTATACGTGTTTACCGGTAAGGGAGTGGAAAGAGAGTTGGGGCATTGCCGTTATGTGTGGACGCGGGTCTACTTACATGACCCTACGTGCTCACGCTCGTCGCAGCACATTGGGCCCAATTTACCTCTTGttcctccccttcctttTGCAGGCATTTTTGGAATAATTTTATCCTCCCCCCTAACGTACTGCTACTCGACCACCGAAAGCAGTAGCAGCTCCTCAGGAATtattggaatttttttttcagaaattTTAATGATGACTAATTTTAACGTGGATAAAATTAGCATTAgtgtgcatttattttgtttttttctcctcctcttaTTTCTTAAATTCTCTTTAAACACCGTCagtattaatatatacagcCACTTTTTTGGTTTCCTGGGAGGTAGGCATTTGGGGGCGCTCCCACGCTGAGCGGTGCATGTGTAGCTCCCCGTTGGCAGAACGTAACGCGTTTCTACAGCATACATTTCGCGGACCACGCTTCTTACACTTCTTACACTTCTTACGCTTcaccccccctctgcaggcTTTCTAATCGGCATAATTTTAAAGCGTAACCAGCTGAAGTACTTCCTGAAAAACAATTTACTAATTCAAATCTTGTCCCTGGTCTTCCTGATAGTGAGTTTAGCGGCTGCTATTTTTATATCAACGTACGTCGTGCAGAGTTGTCCGAATTAAATTTTCGATCAACATAATTAACAAGTAaacccaaaaaggaaaaaaaaaaaaaaaaagaaaaaaaaaaacagaatggAGCAAAATCGCTGTAAAATGGCTGTAAAAATCGCTGCAAAATGGCTGTAAAAATCGCTGCAAAAATGGACTTCGAAATAACGAGACAAAAAAGATGCGAAACATGGACCGCAAGCGACAGGTTATGCGTGCGCAATTTTGCTGTAAATCCTCTTTTATGGAGACCCCTTCcctcctccctcttctttttccttttatcatAAGTGCgccaacttttttaaatgccatattattttttaattgaccCTTtcgatttaatttttttttttttttgcccccaaTGTGtacattatatgtatatgtatgtgtgtacgtatatatatttgcacATGATAaggtaaatatttttttgttcccttttttttttttgttgaaaggaaaagatatttttgtcttaattattattttttttttttccccccccccattagattaaaaaattaacaatgttccttttttataccTTTCTGAATAGAATATGCTTTAATGTAAACTCCTTATTTGTATCTTtggtatttaaaataatgattatttatttatcaacatttttttttaactttgccATCGTTGGCAAGGAAATGTGTAACCATGACGCGGGTGCAAATGGGGGCTACATGATTCATAGGCCCCATTTGCTTAATAAtgctttcctcttttacTACACTGTTAAGTTGACGTAATGGTGTTGTAAAGAATTACGCACGCACAGGATCACTCCAACTTCTTTCCTCCGCGTGCACAGAATGGATCAGTTTCTTTGTTAGCATAATTGGGTGTGgcatcattttctttaaatgaTACCCTTACGATGAAGTtgtgccgcttttttttatttttttttttttttttttttccctactcATGTGCCCTTCACCGCATCGAAAGGCTGCTTTGTTTTCCCTCACGTTGGAACGAATGAAGTGCAGCTTTCTTGCAGGACAGGCAAATAATGCAACACAGACCTATGGGTGGGCCAGCGTCACTACAAACCGGTGTCTCGCCAAATGagtttgacaaaaaaatcaaatgtgataaaaatgaagtaaaagGAGTGATCCCTAAAGTGGGTGTGGCAACTCTGTTCTGTAGCATTATGGCACCCATTTCGttacctttattttttgccttttaaaTGGAGGGTTCGGCTCTTTTTGCGGGATATTCACATTCGAGTGGGGGGATGACGGACTGTCCCTTTGTTACGCAGCTGTGCAAAGTGAGACATTTTAATTTGTCTAACGAGGTGCACGTAAATATATCTACACAAGTGAGGAGGAGGCACAGGGGGAATAATACCCACGCGGCTGGTTTCCCCCCGTGCGATGGATGCAACGTTGGCAACAAATTTTGTTGGCCCCCTTCGGTCAATTCGTGCGCCTAATGGATGCACATGAATAAGAAGTATTTTCGCATTTCTAACCCCCTTTGTgggaaaacgaaacaaaGCGAAGTGAATGCTAACGAATGAACCAACAGGACCATTGCTCGGTGAGCATATGAATACATAgcatacacatttgtgtataCACCCCAGGGGCGTCCCATAAGCACATGGCACATAGGCATTCCAAATACATGTGTACTGTTAGTCCCAtgtgtttcattttttgtcatGCGAAAGGCTAACTACTCCGGAAGTGTTCTCTTCACATGCGTATTTATGAACGGatatttttgcaacttcTCGGTGGGtaactctttttttcacctttggTTGCTGAATGTATGTTCGCTTGTGAATAGCTTGGCCCAAGTTTatgctgatttttttttttttcttttcttcccatttcgGCGTAACGCTCGTTCATCCTTTTTGCTAAGAAATAGTCGCCTGGTTTAGTTATTTTTTGGTGCCTGTTAAACGTTTCCCTTAGCCATTTTCGAGTTCCTGTGCGGCATGGCACGCTCTGTTGCGATGCGATGCGATACGGTATGGTATGACACGATATATGGCGccgcttaatttttttttttttcaacccccccatttgaaacatttttttttttttttgttttcctgtGAAGAGGCGAGGCGCTCATTACAACCTTTTTATaatgtgagaaaaaaattaccctcATGACTATGCGCATTTTTCGGCCAccttaacaaaattgtgcatctcccccctcacagcatatgcatacatttcgCAGCTGACATTTGATTTGGCGCTTTCCCCATTCCACAAAAGCACCTGTGCAGATATGAGTTTTGTTCTAAcatgaaaatgtaatatgCAAAAGTTCTCTTTTGAAAGACAATATTTCCGTACGATATAAATTCTGGGGGGACTTTTTCTTCGTTCGATGCTGGAAAGGAAGCGAGCTGCGCAGGTGGCCCAAATTGAACCCACGAGGGGATTCTTAAATGCATACACACGTACATTTACGCATATACGCACGTGCCAAGCGACGGATACTTTGACTGTACCAAGTATAAAGGAGCGATACATGAGCAGGACGTAGGGACGGTTATACCTACCGAGTacatcaaaaaaaggggggacgACGCACACGAAGGCAATTCTCAAGACCGCAGACAGATTATCTACGCatcatttcccccctcccccaagCCACACGTGCAGACTGACATATGTAAGCACATAAAACAAAGTAACAACCACCCATgaacccattttgcacataatatttagtaaataaaatgtttattataaaaagtaaCCTACTGAGTGATAACACGTTGGACAcgaacgcaaaaaaagagcacaccaaaataaacaaattctTAATCATACTGATTGTCATCCTTAATGTGTTAAGCCTTATCTTCACGCTGCTGCTGGCCGTCAAATTTTACCTCTGGTAATGAGGAAGTGACTCGCCCGCGTAAAGGGAAACCCTCCGTTGCATGCGCATGTGCTGATATAATCCCGCGCAGATGTAGTAGCCCACCCACTGTTGCATAGCACGAGGAGTAACCCTTTACATGTCAGCActgcccttccccccctgcagttCCTATAATGTAACGGCGTTCCTGCTGCTCCTAACCCAGACGTGCCTGTGGTCGTACTTGGCCATCCTGAACGTCTACGACCagaagtttattttttccctgtcCTCATTTTTGGGATTTCACTTATACACGCAAGTAAGTGAGAAGGAGTCGCCTTGGCCCGGGCAAGAAGAAATATgcgcacatatgtgtgtacatatggaTGTATTAAtgtatctttttatttatgcattaacgtatacatgtgtatgtgcacattttttcctcttccgcctcgcgcaccccccccccctgcagtgcTACCAAAACTATGACAAATTATTCCTGTCGGACGAAATCCAAGAATACCACTTCATGTCCGTTGCCCTTTCGCACCTGCCTTTTCTCTACATTTGCTACGACATTGTCATATTTCAGTATGACagcgtttttataaaaagtaatGCCGAGGTGTGAGCTCTGCGTGGGGGCCACGTGCCTCACGGAACGCGAAAAAACAGCGCGCCGATTTGGGTTCTCAAGCAAATGGCAAAACGGATGGGTGCACAGATACGCGGCTGTCCCGATGTGCAGACAATTGTGTGCTACCCATCCGAGCAACGGCGTAACTACCATAAGCAtcgctttttcccccccctgcaggcaCGCTAGACTACACCTATAATGACAGCTCCCTCATAGTCCTGAATTTTTTAAGGGGAATATTTTGCTCCCTGTCAATAgcaatcatttttataatctcCATGATCTTAAACATACAGAACACGTTCAGGACGTATCCCCTGCTTAAGCTGTCCAACAGCAAAACTAAGAAGTACCTGTGTAAGGCTTTGCCGCTTGCGCACGATGGTGTGAATAAGTGTGCCTCTGCTTATGTGCAGACGTTCGCGTCGGGCAAGTATTCCCTATGCTTTAGTTGCACTCTCTTTTGGTACACACTTCCTGTacgcgctccccccccataCCGCAGTATCCGTGTTCCTGTTTTACCTGATCGACTCGCAAATAAGGATAGTCACATTTCTCTTCATCATCGAAACGTACGAAGTTAACCCGTTCAAAATAttcgtttttatattctCTCAGGTTGGCAGCACTTCTAGGAAACGTTCGCCAGCGCAGGCGCGCGCAGTGCCTGTCTGAGCAGTTTAGCAGTTCAGCAGTAATGCAACAttttagtaatatatatatttttttttttttttttttttttttctttaccctCGGCAGATTATGACCATATGCGTGTGCATCGCCTTCGAtacgcacatttttaaaaacataattattgGCATCTCCTCAATTTTGGTGTCTCCCCTGTCTATTATATTGCACTCAACGAACAGGTTAGAAGCGGACAAGATGCGAAGCAAACAAATGTACCATTTGCCTGATTTcacattttgttcttttttttttcccatt carries:
- a CDS encoding hypothetical protein, conserved (encoded by transcript PVX_085890A), whose protein sequence is MENNKSGENAKAFLDSKDKRGKMDDDDDDDDKKKKHDKDKQNGNNKSSAGAAHRKKDGKDNNTKRSGNDNARGQPNGGGRNSDKSGDAKAGGAADDSNPNNDSAPPIDSSPPVASSPPITSNPPITSNVAKKRERKSNSISLSDTSARRSKDKGDRAHHKLKHKQGSAESAERRKRDAKNVKYVNDANDANSAEKAKHEHGEEEEEEEEDDDDDEEEDDDEEDDDDEEEDDDDDEDDEDEEEDDDDEEDEEKRKNKDINKTHTRKKEKHRKSELLNLDSSNTVQFYNLLNGKNKEKEDNNSSSKKERYRSSNLKKEKKLKMSHTYEEFLSDHHDYTSLKVNYKINKKSHYDKTKKRPHMSISINENKERTLNKSSICTDNAKFLNFLNDNEKNAHYYKNRKRFESRRRKQKIANIKIKEKNETKETLDYYILNVNEKNKYNEIMSSENVDKVKMPLKHPPGKKTDEAYVSELQDAEQKQQMKDEERQKNYASTVEEEKKIIKEKSKVKSSIQCNRRFFIFQKKTLRKRKEKIIIFLNHNYSACENGQFNDHFYKTIHKNDLENLEEERIYIDNNKENTIKKIIYRIFPQFSIFSLILYVTFIQWVIFILLISVKSDFTLTPSNDSLKNFGSNFPHNIFKKAEFYRLFTALFLHSNFNHICANTYVQLTVGFLLEYLYGTYVVFLVYVFTGIFGIILSSPLTYCYSTTESSSSSSGIIGIFFSEILMMTNFNVDKISISVHLFCFFLLLLFLKFSLNTVSINIYSHFFGFLGGFLIGIILKRNQLKYFLKNNLLIQILSLVFLIVSLAAAIFISTYVVQSCPN
- a CDS encoding hypothetical protein, conserved (encoded by transcript PVX_085895A), which encodes MFIIKSNLLSDNTLDTNAKKEHTKINKFLIILIVILNVLSLIFTLLLAVKFYLCSYNVTAFLLLLTQTCLWSYLAILNVYDQKFIFSLSSFLGFHLYTQCYQNYDKLFLSDEIQEYHFMSVALSHLPFLYICYDIVIFQYDSVFIKSTLDYTYNDSSLIVLNFLRGIFCSLSIAIIFIISMILNIQNTFRTYPLLKLSNSKTKKYLLSVFLFYLIDSQIRIVTFLFIIETYEVNPFKIFVFIFSQIMTICVCIAFDTHIFKNIIIGISSILVSPLSIILHSTNRNYSNERVVRLSKLLINFRFFEFFLILFYGSLYYDDEEIGNTFILYIQLINLILLFFLIIIYKKVLSYKRKFDENVDELNVDLYNNINDN
- a CDS encoding hypothetical protein, conserved (encoded by transcript PVX_085885A), with the translated sequence MDLFSIASNLQQIAIGGVNFVNSKLRKKSATAECNYITYIVIGENEKQPYDTNIFFLPFKICGKIKLEEFKEFFPFKDNVIFRFKIPVSDLIDVINEGIVNHAPLMREDSNERNQVKHIISDENEIKNILRQDQFSHLWVDITSEEAYIPFYNGNIVVKVLFINNENYREYTDIYFKNFRYCESARPVYTLNDTNPCSYPVVGEEEKDKRNSTDGDDDEEEKGKDEHFGEHVREASPRANFTNRGPSNHRDNLPSSNSNSEHTHQVEGDSEKFTHKQYAHKQYVRNDPPSEATYKKGYPPERPQQKQYQNMASSKREDGTFFQSVKKEPSKNKSSEDILEKNSYSAASKLLLPSRSNAQGGYEDMSTGSANNGQSSGGFNSPDRDKQERRDAIKTNVSNRLQELKEFRSQEEAKFKEKVVLSEHIKKQIVKWSKNSDDSYKDVKVMLSTLSDVLWEDSEWRQVPMSELISNSATVKKAYKSAILLCHPDKHRGKPVERVR